A portion of the Leptospira broomii serovar Hurstbridge str. 5399 genome contains these proteins:
- a CDS encoding sialidase family protein, whose translation MKIRIPIIFFYFALLSLFLLYSCSTIERRAASTEKFLEIKGVGAFGIFDPSVVMDRQLNKIYMSYSAVDPSYRWPVEHPHTVSTRLAYSIDKGLTWNDSGIVINEAEDELGQKLSLKLFGRSPKPMTWNQEVSSLIFDASAPRSERWKLFWHRYPLIDGERKFEYGWIAFKQAESPEQLAIAKEIKLFSGKYYDSAADQYLGTPQVRLNEIHSELRDCAAFTEPSAFIRENSLYLALSCADGNLPWNGRQILLSRRDGNWNYAGILLDNRRDSEGLLIAGNSFTGFSAPELIAVRNKTYLIVTPTTNDENPAYHGCMVFEIEDLESARILREAKSLKISKVIPGNSELHNGACSYLNVSSETGGFLLSQAYPDSVKVFRIVRTEIKL comes from the coding sequence ATGAAAATTAGAATTCCGATTATCTTCTTTTATTTCGCTCTGCTCTCTCTCTTCTTACTTTATTCCTGTTCGACGATAGAAAGGAGAGCCGCATCGACGGAAAAATTTCTGGAAATAAAAGGAGTCGGAGCTTTCGGAATTTTCGATCCTTCCGTCGTCATGGATCGTCAATTAAACAAAATTTACATGAGTTATTCGGCGGTTGATCCTTCCTATCGGTGGCCTGTCGAACATCCTCATACGGTCAGCACTCGATTGGCTTATTCCATCGATAAAGGTCTAACATGGAACGATTCGGGCATTGTGATAAACGAAGCCGAAGATGAACTGGGTCAAAAATTGAGTTTAAAGCTATTCGGTCGATCGCCTAAACCGATGACTTGGAACCAGGAGGTTTCATCCCTAATCTTTGACGCAAGCGCGCCTCGATCGGAAAGATGGAAATTATTTTGGCACCGGTATCCTCTGATCGACGGTGAAAGAAAATTCGAGTACGGTTGGATAGCTTTTAAACAGGCGGAATCCCCGGAACAATTAGCTATCGCGAAGGAGATTAAATTATTTTCCGGAAAATACTATGATTCTGCAGCAGACCAATATCTAGGAACTCCTCAAGTTCGGTTAAACGAAATCCATTCGGAGCTACGCGATTGTGCGGCTTTCACTGAACCGTCTGCTTTTATCAGGGAAAATAGTTTATATCTAGCGCTATCTTGCGCGGATGGAAATTTGCCATGGAACGGTCGCCAAATTTTGCTGAGTCGACGAGACGGAAACTGGAACTACGCGGGCATTTTACTTGATAATCGACGTGACTCGGAGGGGCTTCTTATCGCCGGCAATTCTTTTACCGGTTTCTCCGCGCCCGAATTAATTGCCGTCCGGAATAAAACATATTTAATCGTTACTCCAACCACGAACGATGAGAATCCTGCCTATCACGGTTGTATGGTCTTCGAGATCGAAGACTTGGAATCTGCAAGGATTCTAAGGGAAGCTAAATCTCTTAAAATCAGTAAAGTTATTCCTGGAAATTCAGAATTGCATAATGGAGCTTGCTCCTACTTGAATGTTAGTTCGGAAACGGGAGGATTCCTCCTAAGTCAAGCTTATCCGGATTCCGTTAAAGTTTTTAGAATAGTTCGGACTGAGATAAAACTTTGA
- the fabZ gene encoding 3-hydroxyacyl-ACP dehydratase FabZ, whose protein sequence is MSKLKMPVKIGEIRKILPHRFPFLMVDRVIELEEDRIVAIKNVTVNEPFFQGHFPEVPLMPGVMQLEALTQAAGLFLPLSDPTVFGENGEKIGVFSKVNNCTFESPVVPGDQLRLEATKFQIERNQKGDPKRVSAHAEASVDGKVSCRCDLEFAIIPTKLINR, encoded by the coding sequence ATGAGTAAATTGAAGATGCCTGTTAAGATAGGTGAAATTAGAAAAATTCTACCGCATCGTTTTCCTTTCTTAATGGTAGATAGAGTCATCGAATTAGAGGAAGATCGAATAGTAGCGATCAAAAACGTAACGGTCAACGAGCCCTTTTTTCAAGGACATTTTCCGGAAGTTCCATTAATGCCGGGCGTTATGCAGCTGGAAGCACTTACGCAAGCGGCGGGATTATTTCTGCCTCTGAGCGACCCTACTGTTTTCGGCGAAAATGGCGAAAAAATTGGAGTTTTCTCCAAAGTCAATAATTGCACGTTCGAATCCCCCGTTGTACCAGGGGACCAGTTGCGGTTGGAAGCTACTAAATTCCAGATTGAAAGAAATCAAAAAGGAGATCCAAAACGAGTGTCCGCGCACGCGGAGGCCTCGGTGGACGGAAAGGTCAGCTGTCGTTGCGATTTAGAATTTGCAATAATTCCGACAAAGCTAATCAATCGATAA
- a CDS encoding response regulator, protein MRKIAGLERILLVDDDEMANFIHQRAIKKLDLDVQVDVAHDGLLAIDVLKSNRSPNLIFLDIRMPRMDGWEFLEEYRKLNASDKERIIILMLTTSLNPDDQERSQKFSEISLFINKPLSPEKLETILEQFFKNPV, encoded by the coding sequence ATGAGAAAAATTGCGGGTCTAGAAAGAATCCTTCTGGTCGACGACGATGAGATGGCGAATTTTATTCATCAAAGAGCCATTAAAAAGTTGGACTTGGATGTTCAAGTGGATGTAGCTCACGACGGTCTTCTTGCTATCGATGTTTTGAAATCAAATCGGAGTCCCAATTTGATTTTTTTAGATATTCGAATGCCTAGAATGGACGGCTGGGAATTTTTAGAAGAATACCGGAAATTAAACGCTAGTGATAAGGAAAGGATCATCATTCTGATGCTTACGACTTCCTTAAATCCAGACGATCAGGAACGTTCGCAGAAATTCTCAGAAATTTCCTTATTTATCAATAAGCCGTTATCGCCGGAGAAATTGGAGACCATCCTGGAACAATTTTTCAAGAATCCAGTATAG
- a CDS encoding sensor histidine kinase, with product MNEATAKRIFEHGFSYIFDEIEDYAVIILDQDGFIQTWNIGAEKLKGYSATEIIGKNFSIFYPKQELQNGLPIDLLEQARLDGKARHEGWRVRKDGSKFYGNILITAIHDDNRDVVAFIKVTRDMTEARRSADILKRYNEELIAKNKEMEQFTYITSHDLRQPLNTIGSLLEILEKDFEKDFSEESRYFLKAIGASVERMKVLIKSLLDYSRIGVKRKLEMVDCNGLVHSVLEDLISPNDKRNVELHISALPSIRCYALELRLLFQNLIGNAIKYGRNSLKTTVSIEARKIDDGWEFSVQDNGIGIDSRYFDKIFSLFYRLHRDEEYEGIGIGLSHCAKIIELHKGKIWVESELGVGSKFIFYIPESIEI from the coding sequence ATGAATGAAGCAACAGCAAAGAGAATTTTTGAGCACGGATTTTCCTATATATTCGATGAAATTGAAGACTACGCCGTTATTATATTAGATCAGGATGGATTTATTCAAACATGGAATATCGGAGCTGAGAAGCTTAAAGGATATTCGGCGACAGAAATTATAGGAAAAAATTTTAGCATTTTTTATCCGAAGCAAGAGCTGCAAAATGGATTGCCTATAGATTTGTTGGAACAAGCCAGACTAGACGGCAAGGCTCGGCACGAAGGCTGGCGAGTTCGGAAAGATGGATCAAAGTTTTATGGAAATATCCTGATTACTGCGATTCACGACGATAATCGGGATGTGGTGGCGTTTATCAAAGTTACTAGAGATATGACGGAGGCGCGCAGGTCTGCCGATATATTGAAAAGGTATAACGAGGAATTGATTGCGAAAAACAAGGAGATGGAGCAGTTTACGTATATCACTTCGCATGATTTGCGTCAACCGTTGAATACGATCGGTAGTTTATTGGAGATTTTGGAAAAGGATTTTGAAAAGGACTTTTCGGAAGAGAGTAGATATTTTCTTAAAGCCATCGGTGCGTCCGTTGAAAGGATGAAAGTTCTTATTAAGTCGCTTCTCGATTATAGTCGGATCGGAGTTAAAAGGAAGCTTGAGATGGTTGATTGCAACGGGTTAGTTCACTCCGTCCTTGAAGACTTGATTTCTCCGAATGATAAACGAAATGTGGAATTACATATCTCCGCTCTTCCTTCGATCCGGTGCTATGCGTTGGAGCTTAGATTATTGTTTCAGAATCTCATCGGTAACGCGATCAAATACGGCAGAAACTCGTTAAAGACGACAGTTAGTATAGAGGCTCGAAAGATCGATGACGGCTGGGAATTTTCAGTTCAGGATAACGGAATCGGAATCGACAGTAGATATTTTGATAAAATCTTTTCGCTATTTTATAGATTACATAGAGATGAAGAATATGAAGGAATTGGAATAGGCTTATCCCATTGTGCGAAAATTATAGAATTGCACAAAGGTAAGATATGGGTGGAGTCGGAACTAGGAGTGGGAAGTAAATTTATATTTTATATTCCGGAGTCTATTGAGATATGA